Proteins from one Erythrolamprus reginae isolate rEryReg1 chromosome 6, rEryReg1.hap1, whole genome shotgun sequence genomic window:
- the LOC139168941 gene encoding mitochondrial tRNA-specific 2-thiouridylase 1-like produces MMGAARRHVVCAMSGGVDSAVAALLLRRRGYDVTGVFMNNWDLVDEKGICQGNQDCEDAYKVCQILNIPFRQVSYVKEYWNEVFSYLLNEYEVGRTPNPDIICNKNIKFNYFLHYAMNNIGADALATGHYARTSLEDNEVFQQIYNEKPRGLFRNRFEIRNGSGKPPEIW; encoded by the exons ATGATGGGAGCCGCTCGACGGCATGTGGTGTGCGCCATGTCTGGCGGCGTAGACAGCGCCGTGGCGGCTCTGCTGCTGAGGCGAAGAG GGTATGATGTGACTGGGGTATTCATGAACAACTGGGACTTGGTGGATGAAAAAGGAATTTGTCAAGGCAATCAAGATTGTGAAGATGCGTATAAAGTGTGTCAGATACTCAATATTCCATTTCGCCAAGTTTCCTATGTtaaagaatattggaatgaagtgtTCAG CTATCTTTTAAATGAATATGAAGTTGGACGGACACCTAATCCTGATATTATATGTAATAAAAACATCAAATTCAATTATTTCCTACACTATGCTATGAATAACATTG GAGCTGATGCACTAGCAACTGGACACTATGCAAGGACCTCCCTGGAAGATAATGAAGTTTTTCAGCAAATATACAACGAAAAACCACGAGGCCTTTTCAGAAATAGATTTGAAATAAGAAACG gttcaggaaagcctcctgaaatcTGGTGa